A part of Crassostrea angulata isolate pt1a10 chromosome 5, ASM2561291v2, whole genome shotgun sequence genomic DNA contains:
- the LOC128183232 gene encoding multiple epidermal growth factor-like domains protein 10 produces MILLYSVLFSFCVVPAYSRLCSGQDKTTTCCLGYVWNETLGKCSACNAGYIGKHCSTKCPEMYYGQGCLLKCDCTRDQCNHIAGCSKSSSEGMMSVPISPSKTIRVLTINSSTSKVIDNTSNAVSTENKSKQLGNSSSLLAMYYAIVSLVFVAAFLLALYIVLFLYSKCKD; encoded by the exons ATGATTCTGTTATACTcagtattgttttctttttgcgTTGTTCCAGCATATTCTAGATTATGCTCAGG acAAGACAAAACAACAACGTGTTGTCTGGGATATGTTTGGAATGAGACTCTTGGAAAATGTTcag CCTGCAATGCTGGTTATATAGGAAAACACTGTAGTACAAAGTGTCCTGAAATGTACTATGGTCAAGGATGTCTACTTAAATGCGATTGTACCCGAGATCAATGCAATCATATAGCTGGATGTTCAAAGTCTTCATCAGAAG GCATGATGAGTGTACCTATTTCACCATCGAAAACGATTCGAGTTTTAACCATCAACTCGTCAACATCTAAAGTAATTG ATAATACATCCAACGCTGTTTCCAcagaaaacaaatcaaaacaactTGGTAATTCCTCATCACTACTTGCCATGTATTATGCTATTGTTAGTCTTGTGTTTGTTGCAGCTTTTCTTCTCGCATTGTacatagttttgtttttatattctaaATGTAAAGATTAA